In Polynucleobacter sp. TUM22923, one genomic interval encodes:
- a CDS encoding TIGR00645 family protein, giving the protein MPVDISNLEKKLRPLPKWIFMTRWLQAPLYIGLVVAQAVYVWQFWVELVHLISLLVQRMPSETEIMLVVLGLIDVVMISNLLVMVIVGGWETFVSRLELENHPDQPEWLSHVNAGVLKVKLATAIIGISSIHLLKTFINASSYNEKTLMWQTLIHLTFVFSALAIAYTEKITASAKSH; this is encoded by the coding sequence ATGCCAGTCGACATTTCTAATTTAGAGAAAAAATTAAGACCATTACCAAAATGGATCTTCATGACGCGTTGGTTACAGGCCCCCCTATATATTGGGCTAGTAGTGGCTCAAGCAGTCTATGTTTGGCAGTTTTGGGTGGAGCTAGTGCACCTCATTTCACTCTTGGTTCAGAGGATGCCATCTGAAACTGAAATTATGTTGGTGGTACTAGGATTAATTGATGTAGTCATGATTTCTAATTTACTAGTCATGGTCATCGTAGGTGGATGGGAAACGTTTGTCTCTCGCCTGGAGCTTGAAAATCACCCCGATCAACCAGAGTGGTTGTCTCATGTTAATGCTGGCGTACTAAAAGTGAAGTTGGCAACTGCAATTATTGGTATTTCATCTATTCACTTATTGAAAACTTTTATAAACGCATCAAGCTATAATGAAAAAACCTTAATGTGGCAGACTTTAATTCACTTAACGTTTGTTTTTTCAGCACTAGCAATTGCTTACACTGAAAAAATTACAGCTTCTGCTAAATCACATTAA
- a CDS encoding IS3 family transposase (programmed frameshift) has translation MKTSRFTDSQIMAILKQAESGVPAPELCREHNISVASFYKWRSKYGGMDASMMSRVKELELENARLKKMYAEVQLQADVLKEVPAKKVTRPSRRREMASQEVKKGRMSIRLACDTFVISQTCYHYSPKLSTDNALIADWLVRLTHNQRNWGFGLCYLFLRNVKGFKWNHKRVYRIYKELELNLRIKPHKRLVREKPLPLAVPQGINDTWSIDFMHDQLHDGRTIRLFNVIDDFNREALAIDIDFSMPAVRVIRSLDQIIEWRGKPLKIRCDNGPELVGNILTVWAAKHQIEMSYIQPGKPQQNAYIERYNRTVRYDWLNQYLFESIDEVQDFATHWMWTYNHERPNMGLGGITPKQKLAIAVPASTFSLG, from the exons ATGAAGACCTCCCGATTTACCGATAGCCAAATCATGGCCATCCTCAAACAAGCCGAATCTGGCGTGCCAGCCCCAGAACTGTGCCGTGAGCACAATATTAGCGTTGCTAGCTTCTATAAGTGGCGCTCTAAATACGGCGGTATGGATGCTTCTATGATGTCCCGCGTTAAAGAGTTAGAGCTTGAAAATGCCCGCCTAAAGAAGATGTACGCCGAAGTCCAACTCCAGGCGGATGTCTTAAAGGAAGTTC CTGCAAAAAAAGTAACTCGGCCATCTCGCCGCCGCGAGATGGCCAGCCAAGAAGTAAAAAAGGGTCGTATGAGCATCCGCTTAGCGTGCGACACCTTTGTCATTAGCCAGACCTGCTATCACTATAGCCCCAAGCTGTCGACTGACAATGCCCTCATTGCCGATTGGCTGGTTCGTCTTACTCACAATCAACGTAACTGGGGCTTTGGTCTTTGCTACCTGTTCTTGCGTAACGTGAAGGGATTTAAATGGAATCACAAACGGGTTTATCGGATCTATAAGGAACTAGAGCTCAATTTACGCATCAAACCCCATAAACGCTTGGTTCGGGAAAAGCCTTTACCACTAGCTGTACCCCAAGGCATTAATGACACTTGGTCGATTGATTTTATGCATGATCAGTTGCACGACGGCAGAACCATCCGCCTTTTTAATGTGATCGATGACTTTAATCGAGAGGCCTTGGCCATTGATATTGATTTTTCCATGCCCGCAGTACGAGTGATCCGGTCACTCGATCAAATCATTGAATGGCGTGGCAAGCCCTTAAAAATACGTTGTGACAATGGCCCCGAACTCGTAGGAAACATCCTGACTGTATGGGCTGCTAAACATCAGATAGAGATGAGTTACATCCAACCAGGTAAGCCACAACAAAATGCCTATATTGAACGCTATAACCGTACGGTGAGATATGACTGGCTTAATCAATACCTCTTTGAATCGATTGATGAAGTACAAGATTTTGCAACCCACTGGATGTGGACCTACAATCACGAAAGACCCAATATGGGTTTAGGAGGAATTACTCCTAAACAAAAACTAGCAATTGCAGTACCAGCCTCTACTTTTAGCTTAGGTTAA
- a CDS encoding DDE-type integrase/transposase/recombinase, with protein sequence MVINMDETKLRTIAQLQEFLDATPEVKFTLAAGVGDAQRYEHISRVLKRFEYRQCGKHDRGVVLAYLRHTSGYSRPQITRLVARWQENRLAPVPLAKRYRAPAAPFTRKYTAVDVALLVEVDRANEDVCGPAIAHLLRRAYTVYGDKDYERLAGLSVAHLYNLRKSAGYQKLRVSFTKTRSVCNSIGVRKAPRPNGRAGWVRIDSVHQGDLDGLKGVYHITCVDSVSQWQVEACVEGISEAYLLPILQAVIAQFPFEIEGFHSDNGSEYINHKVAKMLEKLRIEQTKSRARQSNDNALAESKNASVVRKHMGYSHIPKKYAKPINAFYEGVFNSWLNLHRPCLFATEVVCDKGKVKKVYKNKDAKTPLERLVQLNDRGLVKFKAGITLEDLLARAKERTDLQAAHEMQKAKADLFELFNKPKRKLQT encoded by the coding sequence ATGGTGATCAACATGGACGAGACAAAGCTGCGCACGATTGCGCAACTGCAGGAATTTCTGGATGCAACCCCAGAAGTCAAATTCACGCTCGCCGCAGGCGTTGGTGACGCCCAGCGCTACGAACACATCAGCCGCGTTCTCAAGCGCTTTGAGTACCGCCAGTGCGGCAAACATGATCGCGGCGTGGTACTGGCCTACCTGCGCCACACCAGCGGCTACAGTCGCCCTCAGATCACCCGCCTGGTAGCGCGCTGGCAGGAGAACCGCCTGGCACCTGTGCCCCTGGCCAAACGCTACCGCGCCCCTGCTGCCCCCTTCACCCGCAAGTACACAGCTGTCGATGTCGCACTGCTCGTGGAGGTAGATCGCGCCAATGAAGATGTCTGTGGCCCGGCCATCGCCCACCTATTGCGCCGGGCCTACACGGTATACGGCGACAAGGACTACGAGCGCCTGGCCGGTCTGTCGGTCGCGCACCTGTACAACCTGCGCAAAAGTGCTGGCTACCAAAAACTTCGCGTCAGCTTCACCAAGACCCGATCGGTGTGCAACTCCATTGGCGTGCGCAAGGCACCCAGGCCCAATGGACGTGCGGGCTGGGTACGCATTGACAGCGTCCACCAAGGTGATTTGGATGGCCTCAAAGGGGTCTACCACATCACCTGCGTGGACAGCGTCAGCCAGTGGCAAGTAGAGGCTTGTGTAGAGGGCATCAGTGAGGCATATTTACTGCCGATTCTGCAGGCGGTGATTGCGCAGTTCCCGTTTGAGATTGAAGGGTTCCACTCTGACAACGGCTCGGAGTACATCAACCACAAGGTGGCCAAAATGCTAGAAAAGTTGCGTATCGAGCAGACCAAATCACGTGCCCGTCAAAGTAACGACAACGCCTTGGCAGAGAGCAAGAATGCCAGTGTGGTCAGGAAGCATATGGGCTACAGCCACATTCCAAAGAAGTACGCAAAACCCATCAATGCGTTCTATGAAGGTGTGTTCAATTCGTGGCTCAATTTGCACCGTCCTTGCTTGTTTGCCACCGAGGTGGTGTGTGACAAAGGGAAGGTTAAAAAGGTCTACAAGAACAAAGATGCGAAGACGCCGCTGGAGCGATTGGTGCAACTAAACGACAGGGGTTTGGTCAAGTTCAAAGCGGGCATCACGCTTGAAGATTTGCTGGCTCGGGCCAAAGAAAGAACCGATCTGCAAGCGGCCCATGAGATGCAAAAGGCCAAGGCCGATTTGTTTGAGTTATTCAACAAGCCAAAGCGCAAACTGCAGACTTGA
- a CDS encoding peroxidase family protein: MIKPMAVGPETYPFRLISGWKYVRRSGSYLIGQGWDTVSSGIEGAWTTHPTQWDNGYFHLLLNYEWELTKSPAGAWQYTPINIKEEDKPVDVEDATIRCNPMMTDADMAMKMDPEYRKISERFYQDQAYFSETFARAWFKLTHRDMGPKARYFGPDVPQEDLIWQDPVPAGNTHYDIQATKTKILAAGLSSVDMINTAWDSARTYRDSDKRGGANGSRIRLAPQKDWEGNEPKRLFTVLAVYETIAKETGASIADIIVLAGNISIEQAAKAGGFSVQIPFTAGRGDATPEMTDIESFEVLEPLADGYRNWLKQHYIVTPEELLLDRTQLMGLSAVEMVVLIGGMRVLGTNYGGTKQGVLTDREGVLSNDFFVNLTDMGYTWKPTGRNSYDLVDRKTEKAKWTATRVDLVLGSNSVLRSYAEVYAQDDNLKKFVDDFVAAWTKVMNADLSL, encoded by the coding sequence ATGATCAAGCCAATGGCAGTTGGGCCTGAAACCTACCCCTTCAGGCTCATTTCTGGTTGGAAATACGTGCGCCGTTCAGGCTCATACCTCATTGGACAAGGCTGGGACACCGTCTCTAGCGGCATCGAAGGTGCCTGGACAACCCACCCTACACAGTGGGATAACGGCTACTTCCATTTACTACTTAACTATGAGTGGGAGCTCACCAAGAGTCCTGCGGGAGCTTGGCAATATACGCCTATCAACATCAAAGAAGAAGATAAGCCAGTTGATGTTGAGGATGCAACGATTCGTTGCAACCCAATGATGACCGATGCCGATATGGCCATGAAAATGGATCCGGAGTATCGCAAGATCTCGGAACGGTTTTACCAAGACCAAGCCTACTTCTCTGAGACCTTTGCACGGGCTTGGTTTAAGTTAACTCATCGTGATATGGGTCCAAAGGCAAGGTATTTTGGGCCAGATGTTCCTCAGGAAGATTTAATTTGGCAGGATCCAGTACCCGCAGGAAATACACACTACGATATCCAAGCAACGAAGACCAAAATCTTGGCTGCAGGTCTATCTAGTGTCGATATGATTAATACTGCTTGGGACAGTGCTCGTACTTATCGAGATTCAGATAAGCGTGGCGGAGCAAATGGCTCTCGCATTCGTCTTGCGCCACAAAAAGATTGGGAAGGCAATGAGCCTAAACGACTCTTTACTGTCTTAGCTGTATATGAAACTATCGCCAAAGAAACTGGCGCAAGTATTGCGGACATCATTGTTCTAGCGGGCAATATCAGTATTGAGCAAGCCGCTAAAGCAGGTGGCTTTTCTGTGCAGATTCCCTTTACAGCTGGACGGGGGGATGCCACACCAGAAATGACCGACATTGAGTCATTTGAAGTGTTAGAGCCCTTAGCAGATGGTTACCGCAACTGGCTTAAGCAACACTATATTGTTACGCCCGAAGAGTTACTGCTCGATCGTACGCAATTGATGGGTCTGAGTGCGGTAGAGATGGTTGTCTTGATCGGCGGTATGCGGGTCCTTGGCACCAACTACGGTGGCACGAAACAGGGTGTACTCACAGATCGGGAAGGCGTTCTAAGCAATGACTTTTTCGTCAATCTGACTGATATGGGCTACACGTGGAAGCCGACTGGTCGAAATAGTTACGACTTGGTTGATCGTAAGACAGAAAAAGCCAAGTGGACAGCAACGCGAGTAGATCTTGTTTTGGGGTCTAACTCGGTACTGAGATCCTATGCTGAGGTCTATGCACAGGACGACAATCTGAAAAAGTTTGTCGATGATTTTGTTGCAGCATGGACAAAAGTAATGAATGCAGATCTGAGTCTATAA
- a CDS encoding BLUF domain-containing protein, translating into MDLENPDQLIELSYISKATQDMGLSSLIHLFDVSLKWNDDHGLTGVLFYENQFFSQIIEGRRSDVQMIWEKIQKDYRHHVVRQLAFNGIQERAFPNWGIRFYGGDLIAKDVPHLTGLLDGIPDHDVELLAAMRSVSDGAKKQ; encoded by the coding sequence GTGGATTTAGAAAACCCAGATCAATTAATAGAATTAAGTTACATCAGCAAGGCAACCCAAGATATGGGTTTGTCCAGTTTGATTCATCTATTTGATGTCTCCCTAAAGTGGAACGATGACCATGGCCTTACTGGCGTCCTCTTTTATGAAAACCAATTTTTCTCTCAAATTATTGAGGGTAGAAGATCTGACGTTCAGATGATATGGGAAAAAATTCAGAAAGATTACCGACATCATGTTGTCCGTCAGCTTGCTTTTAACGGCATTCAAGAGCGAGCCTTTCCGAATTGGGGTATTCGATTCTATGGCGGTGATTTGATCGCTAAAGATGTTCCCCATCTGACGGGCCTACTTGACGGTATTCCTGATCATGATGTTGAGCTATTGGCAGCGATGCGCTCCGTATCAGATGGAGCAAAAAAGCAATAA
- a CDS encoding RNB domain-containing ribonuclease, whose translation MGKKYSRVHHRFTRSDLAHIASIAMQERGLEPEFSPEVHNQLDLINAPGQDQDPAIVDLSGLLWCSLDNDDSRDLDQLTASIALENGSTKIFVAIADVDAVIKKHSPIDEHAKLNTASIYTSARIFPMLPEKLSTNLTSLNPDEIRLALVTEMTISKEGLVEDSQIYRARVINKAKLAYDAISAWIEGVGSAPTALCSVKGMEEQLHTQDQVAQVLRKRRHDAGSLHLEVFQPKAIFKNEAIVGIQEQVQNRGRQLIEEFMIAVNESTAHFLLKHRVPSLRRVVRSPDRWLRIVELARQYGDVLPADPDSKALSEFLARRLKLDPIRFPDLSLVVVKLMGPGEYVLERPGAEAIGHFGLAVQDYTHSTAPNRRYPDLITLRMIKAILQKQPLAYDATELLILAEHCTKQEDAIRKVERRVRKSEAALFLEPYIGKTFDGIITGIAPNNGWVRIFNPPAEGMLMSRTQLADIGRKVHVQLVSTNVELGFINFALI comes from the coding sequence ATGGGCAAAAAATATTCTCGAGTGCACCACCGTTTTACGCGCTCTGACCTGGCACACATTGCGAGTATTGCAATGCAAGAACGGGGTCTTGAGCCTGAATTTTCACCGGAAGTACACAATCAACTGGATTTAATTAATGCACCAGGGCAGGATCAGGATCCGGCAATCGTAGACCTTTCTGGCTTGTTATGGTGCTCGTTAGACAACGATGACTCTCGCGATTTAGATCAATTAACAGCATCTATCGCACTCGAAAATGGCTCTACCAAAATTTTTGTAGCTATTGCCGATGTAGACGCTGTTATTAAAAAGCACTCCCCGATTGATGAGCATGCAAAGCTTAATACCGCATCGATTTATACCTCTGCACGCATTTTTCCAATGCTTCCAGAAAAACTCTCCACTAACCTCACCTCTTTAAATCCAGATGAAATCCGTTTGGCCTTGGTCACAGAAATGACTATTTCTAAAGAAGGTTTGGTCGAGGATTCCCAAATATATCGCGCCCGAGTGATCAATAAGGCTAAGCTAGCTTATGACGCTATCTCCGCCTGGATTGAGGGTGTTGGCTCTGCACCTACTGCATTGTGCTCGGTTAAAGGCATGGAAGAACAGCTGCATACCCAAGATCAAGTTGCGCAAGTACTCCGTAAGCGTCGGCACGATGCAGGCTCTCTTCATTTAGAAGTTTTTCAACCAAAGGCCATTTTTAAGAATGAAGCCATTGTTGGCATTCAGGAGCAAGTGCAGAATCGTGGTCGTCAATTAATTGAAGAGTTCATGATTGCGGTAAATGAAAGCACCGCTCACTTTTTACTAAAGCACCGAGTGCCATCCCTACGTAGAGTGGTTCGTAGCCCAGATCGCTGGCTCAGAATCGTCGAACTAGCAAGGCAGTATGGCGACGTTCTTCCTGCTGATCCTGACTCCAAAGCTTTATCTGAATTTCTGGCAAGACGCTTAAAACTAGACCCTATTCGATTTCCGGATCTCTCTTTGGTAGTCGTCAAGCTCATGGGTCCAGGAGAATATGTACTGGAGAGGCCAGGAGCGGAAGCCATTGGGCACTTTGGCCTAGCAGTGCAAGACTACACCCACTCTACCGCTCCTAATAGACGCTATCCAGACCTCATTACGCTCAGAATGATTAAAGCCATTCTGCAAAAACAGCCCCTCGCTTATGACGCTACAGAATTACTAATACTGGCAGAGCACTGCACCAAACAGGAAGATGCCATTCGGAAGGTAGAGCGAAGAGTGCGTAAATCAGAAGCAGCACTCTTCTTAGAGCCTTACATTGGCAAAACCTTCGATGGCATCATCACCGGAATAGCTCCAAACAATGGCTGGGTCCGAATCTTCAACCCCCCAGCAGAGGGAATGTTAATGAGTCGAACTCAACTTGCTGACATCGGTAGAAAAGTACATGTGCAACTCGTATCTACCAACGTAGAGCTGGGGTTTATTAACTTCGCGCTAATCTAG
- a CDS encoding glutathione S-transferase N-terminal domain-containing protein, translated as MIQLFFHPSPNPLKVALFLEEAHIPYEIVTVDTRKGEQHLPDFIQINPNAKTPAILDGDIPVFDSNAILIYLAEKYQQFLPGNTDQTKAEMLSWLMFVATGIGPYCGQAVHFKHFAPEPKEYAVNRYDFEAWRHWKIINEHLATRRYMVADTYSIVDMSVWGWARVIPFVLGADAFEQLPNVKRLLDEINARPAAQKAEAIKTQHTFKTEMDKDVLQNLFPANERLKK; from the coding sequence ATGATTCAGCTATTTTTTCACCCCTCACCAAACCCATTAAAAGTTGCGCTATTTTTAGAAGAGGCGCACATTCCATATGAGATAGTGACTGTTGATACACGTAAGGGTGAACAACATTTACCTGATTTTATACAGATCAACCCAAATGCAAAAACGCCGGCTATTTTAGATGGTGACATTCCGGTTTTTGACAGCAACGCCATCCTAATTTACCTAGCAGAAAAATATCAGCAATTTTTACCCGGTAATACTGACCAAACTAAAGCAGAAATGCTGTCATGGCTGATGTTTGTGGCTACTGGCATTGGCCCATACTGCGGACAAGCTGTGCATTTCAAACACTTCGCACCTGAGCCAAAAGAATATGCTGTGAATCGCTATGACTTTGAAGCTTGGCGTCATTGGAAGATCATTAATGAGCATCTGGCAACTAGACGATATATGGTGGCCGATACCTACTCCATAGTGGACATGTCGGTATGGGGTTGGGCTAGGGTGATTCCGTTTGTGTTGGGTGCCGACGCATTCGAGCAGCTCCCCAATGTCAAACGCTTGTTAGATGAAATTAATGCTAGGCCTGCAGCCCAAAAGGCTGAAGCAATCAAGACTCAGCATACTTTTAAAACGGAGATGGATAAAGATGTATTACAAAATCTCTTTCCGGCTAATGAGCGCCTAAAGAAATAA
- the yghU gene encoding glutathione-dependent disulfide-bond oxidoreductase: MTDSTQYIPPQVWTWEKPNGGEFASINRPTAGAREEKGLPIGRHPLQLYSMGTPNGVKVTIMLEELLALGHQGAEYDAWLIKIGDADQFGSDFVKINPNSKIPALLDRSLSTPIRVFESGSILLYLAEKFDAFLPKDLATRTETMNWLFWQMGSAPYLGGGFGHFYSYAPFKMEYPIDRFAMEVKRQLDVLDQRLAVSEYLAGDTYTIADIASFPWYGALAKGLLYGAGEFLSVHEYVNVQRWADTILSRPAVKRGRIVNRTWGEPVQQLLERHDSSDFDSKSL, translated from the coding sequence ATGACAGATTCCACACAATATATTCCGCCTCAAGTCTGGACTTGGGAGAAACCGAATGGTGGTGAGTTCGCAAGTATTAATCGGCCGACCGCTGGGGCAAGAGAAGAAAAAGGGTTGCCTATTGGGCGACATCCTTTACAACTATATTCCATGGGCACTCCTAATGGAGTCAAAGTAACCATCATGCTTGAGGAGCTTCTTGCTCTCGGTCATCAGGGTGCAGAGTACGATGCGTGGCTTATTAAGATTGGGGACGCCGATCAATTTGGCTCTGATTTTGTCAAAATTAATCCCAATTCAAAAATTCCCGCTCTACTTGATCGTAGTCTATCAACACCTATCAGAGTATTTGAGTCTGGATCTATTCTGCTCTACTTGGCAGAAAAATTTGACGCCTTTCTTCCAAAAGATCTTGCCACGAGAACCGAAACAATGAATTGGTTATTTTGGCAAATGGGTAGCGCTCCGTACTTAGGGGGAGGCTTTGGTCATTTTTATTCATACGCCCCCTTTAAGATGGAGTACCCGATTGATCGATTCGCGATGGAAGTAAAGCGGCAATTGGATGTTTTAGATCAACGCCTAGCTGTCAGTGAATATCTAGCCGGTGACACTTACACCATTGCGGATATCGCAAGCTTTCCTTGGTATGGCGCACTCGCCAAAGGATTGCTCTATGGTGCTGGGGAATTTTTGAGTGTTCATGAATATGTCAATGTTCAGCGCTGGGCCGATACGATACTGTCACGCCCAGCGGTAAAGCGGGGTCGTATTGTGAACCGCACTTGGGGTGAACCCGTACAGCAACTACTGGAGCGCCATGACTCCAGCGACTTTGATAGTAAATCGCTTTAA
- a CDS encoding heavy-metal-associated domain-containing protein: protein MKKMIFALALSAISIQAFATTTMSLTVNGLVCAFCAQGIEKRMKALPETAAVTVDLKKKLVLVQAKEGKTLNEKLIKEEIVDSGFEVVSASLIQKSIAEINK, encoded by the coding sequence ATGAAAAAAATGATATTCGCTCTAGCCCTTTCAGCTATCTCCATTCAAGCGTTTGCAACTACCACGATGAGTTTGACTGTCAATGGCCTAGTCTGCGCTTTCTGTGCTCAAGGTATTGAAAAGCGCATGAAGGCACTGCCCGAAACTGCCGCTGTGACTGTTGATTTGAAAAAGAAATTGGTTCTAGTGCAGGCTAAAGAAGGTAAAACCTTAAATGAGAAACTCATTAAAGAAGAAATCGTTGATTCTGGATTTGAGGTGGTCAGTGCTAGCCTGATTCAGAAGTCGATTGCAGAGATCAATAAATGA
- a CDS encoding copper-binding protein: MKKIIFAALFAVATIVNASGEWTNAQVIRVDASKSRLFLKHDEIKSIGMPSMSMSFDISKSVDLSKYQPNDQIRFQLKQVNGYMEISQIERVK; the protein is encoded by the coding sequence ATGAAAAAAATCATATTTGCAGCATTGTTTGCAGTCGCTACTATAGTTAACGCTTCAGGCGAATGGACTAATGCACAGGTCATTCGGGTTGATGCCAGCAAAAGCCGTTTATTTTTAAAGCATGATGAAATTAAATCGATTGGTATGCCTTCGATGAGCATGTCTTTTGATATCAGTAAAAGCGTTGATCTCTCTAAATACCAACCCAATGACCAAATTCGCTTTCAGCTTAAGCAAGTTAACGGCTATATGGAAATTAGTCAGATAGAGAGGGTCAAGTGA
- a CDS encoding FAD-binding domain-containing protein has translation MSYELVWFKRDLRCQDHAALAQAARLGAVRCIYVVEPELWLQPDMALQHFEFVHESLKVLDADLRLQGGYVEIHQGELTEVLQRLWQEAPFHRLHSHEETGNGFTYSRDLKVAAWCQAHQVHWAEYPQFGVVRGLKNRNLWQGAWEKHMAAPMQHPVGLTFWKCPGLDLLRMQAPNHLQHNPSQRLRGGRALALATLHSFLNARSLGYRGGISSPLSAPNACSRISVYLAWGCISMREVVQQTYEYMEQLPPQASRHRAGLSAFVSRLYWHCHFIQKLESEPAIEWRNMHSGYDGLREHDFNQAHFEALKAGRTGWPMVDACVVMLRETGWLNFRMRAMLVSVAAYPLWLHWRPVGEWLATQFLDYEPGIHWSQLQMQSGTTGINTARVYNPIKQAQDHDPHGRFVRQWLPHMRTVPNTWLFEPWLMTPQLQADAGVQVGVEIAAPIVDLSLATKESKNRLHSRRQQPEVRAGKQGVVERHASRKKPIKRKSPLLKKSDSKEQLGFDF, from the coding sequence ATGAGTTACGAGCTGGTTTGGTTTAAGAGGGACTTGCGCTGTCAGGATCACGCTGCACTGGCGCAAGCTGCACGTCTGGGTGCTGTGCGTTGTATCTATGTTGTTGAGCCTGAGCTTTGGCTGCAGCCAGACATGGCTTTGCAACATTTTGAGTTTGTACATGAGTCATTGAAGGTGCTCGACGCAGACCTTCGCCTTCAAGGTGGCTATGTAGAGATTCATCAGGGTGAGCTAACCGAGGTATTACAGCGCCTGTGGCAAGAGGCTCCTTTTCACCGCCTGCATTCACACGAAGAAACTGGGAACGGCTTTACTTATTCGCGTGATTTAAAAGTGGCCGCATGGTGTCAAGCACATCAAGTACATTGGGCTGAGTATCCACAGTTTGGCGTTGTGCGAGGCTTAAAAAACCGCAATTTATGGCAGGGGGCATGGGAAAAGCACATGGCAGCTCCTATGCAACATCCAGTGGGCCTCACTTTTTGGAAGTGTCCTGGGTTAGATCTTTTGCGGATGCAGGCTCCAAATCACCTGCAGCACAACCCTTCACAACGATTAAGAGGTGGAAGGGCGCTTGCCCTTGCAACGCTACATAGCTTTTTAAATGCCCGCAGCCTAGGTTATCGAGGGGGTATCTCTTCGCCGCTGTCGGCTCCCAATGCTTGTTCGCGCATATCCGTATATTTAGCTTGGGGGTGCATCAGCATGCGCGAAGTTGTGCAGCAAACCTATGAATATATGGAACAGTTACCACCACAAGCTAGCAGACATCGAGCAGGCTTATCTGCTTTTGTCAGTCGTCTTTATTGGCATTGTCACTTTATTCAAAAGCTAGAAAGCGAGCCTGCGATTGAGTGGCGAAACATGCACTCTGGTTACGATGGGCTTCGTGAGCATGATTTTAATCAAGCGCATTTTGAGGCCCTCAAGGCAGGTAGAACCGGTTGGCCGATGGTGGATGCCTGCGTTGTCATGTTACGAGAAACGGGGTGGTTAAATTTTCGGATGCGGGCGATGTTGGTTTCTGTTGCCGCCTATCCTTTATGGCTTCATTGGCGCCCGGTAGGGGAGTGGTTAGCCACGCAGTTTCTAGACTATGAGCCAGGTATTCATTGGAGCCAACTGCAAATGCAGTCGGGTACGACGGGGATTAATACCGCCCGGGTTTACAACCCCATTAAACAAGCTCAAGATCACGACCCTCATGGCCGTTTTGTGCGGCAGTGGTTGCCGCATATGCGCACAGTGCCTAATACCTGGTTGTTTGAGCCTTGGCTAATGACGCCACAGCTTCAGGCAGATGCTGGCGTTCAAGTTGGGGTTGAGATAGCGGCGCCAATAGTGGATCTCAGCTTGGCTACAAAAGAGTCTAAGAACCGGCTTCACAGTAGGCGTCAACAGCCAGAAGTAAGGGCTGGCAAGCAAGGCGTTGTTGAAAGGCATGCTTCACGTAAGAAGCCAATTAAACGTAAGAGCCCCTTATTAAAAAAATCGGACTCTAAAGAGCAACTAGGCTTTGATTTTTAA
- a CDS encoding alternative oxidase, with protein MKKQLDTVSDRIAYGITRSLRFLADTFFSKRYGHRAVVLETVAAVPGMVSGMWIHLKSLRQAKTGYGPKIRTLLGEAENERMHLMTFIEIAQPTKLERNLILFAQFLFWHFYFVLFVFAPRTAHRMIGYFEEEAIISYTQYLEQVDANPQLNIAAPKIAIDYWNLPADARLRDVIIAVRADEQGHSEVNHAYADEFDALA; from the coding sequence ATGAAAAAACAACTAGATACTGTTAGCGATCGTATTGCCTATGGCATTACGCGATCATTACGTTTTTTGGCGGACACTTTCTTTTCTAAGCGTTACGGGCATCGCGCAGTTGTGCTTGAGACAGTAGCAGCGGTACCGGGAATGGTTTCTGGTATGTGGATACATCTTAAAAGCTTGCGACAAGCGAAAACAGGTTATGGGCCAAAGATTCGAACTTTATTAGGTGAGGCTGAAAATGAGCGCATGCACCTGATGACGTTTATAGAAATTGCACAACCTACTAAATTAGAGAGAAATCTAATTTTATTTGCACAGTTTCTTTTTTGGCATTTTTACTTCGTGCTTTTTGTCTTCGCACCAAGAACGGCCCACAGAATGATTGGTTATTTTGAGGAGGAGGCGATTATTAGCTACACGCAATATTTAGAGCAGGTTGATGCAAATCCTCAGTTAAATATTGCCGCACCCAAAATTGCGATTGATTATTGGAATTTACCAGCAGACGCTAGACTGCGTGATGTGATTATTGCAGTACGGGCTGATGAGCAGGGGCATAGCGAAGTAAATCATGCGTATGCTGATGAGTTTGATGCCCTGGCATAA